Below is a window of Musa acuminata AAA Group cultivar baxijiao chromosome BXJ3-11, Cavendish_Baxijiao_AAA, whole genome shotgun sequence DNA.
TAACATGCTTTTTGCCTAACTTTCCAGTTTCTCCAAAAAATCTTCTTTTTGCATTGTTTCTTCAGTATCTATTAAGTTCAAAAAGATTGCCAATAAAGTTTTCTGTCTAAACCAGATTTTTTTAACTTGTCTCTTGAGTCAAACAGAGGACCAAGTTGCTTCTTGCTGAAATCTTAAGAATGGAAGGCAGTATGGCCCAGATTAACCATGTTGAGGGTGAAGAAGAATATGTGTTACTTGACTTGGATGATGTGTGTGTTCGTGCTGATATTCCTGCCAATGCTCCCTATGTCCTCTCTGTAAGAAGCTACCTCTCATTTATGAACATGTGATTACAGCATGAAATACGATACTGTTTTATGGAATATTTTTCTTTGTTCACATGTTCTTTAGCTGTGGATTTAGTATGTACTGTTTTTTTACATGTGATAAAATTCTTCCATTTACATCTATACTTGATTTTTGCATATTAAATTCATGGTTAAAAAAAATTGGTACTAGATCAATGGATTTTACTAACAActaattaaaaaattcattaaatggTAATTAAGAAAAGGTCTGTTGATGTGACTGGTCTGAAATAACTTTTTGCACATGTGTGTGTTTGAAGGAGTGATGGAAAAGGGCACCTTTTAGGACTCACATGAGTCTTATTCAGTGGCTGTTATCAAATAAGAAGGAAACAAACAGTTGCCTGGTTAGGTCTTATTCTAAGATGCAGATGAGAAACATCCAGTTTTTTTGGTATCTAAACACTAGAACCATTCCAGATATGACAGCTATTTTATAAAGGCTTGGCATGATAGGATATTAGCTTCTCCTATGAAATGGGCTTATTGGATCGGTGGTGTAGTCTGATTTGCTTTTCGCACTTAACAACTCTCCTGCTACCAGTGAATTGGTTTTGGGTTTCATTGGGGATCATCTTGTTTAATATTCTCCGTTAGGAGTTTATACAAGAATTTGCTGGTAAATATAAGTTGCAAACTtggttagaaaaaaaattatacttgGTTATTCATACTCTTTATCTGTGAATTtgacatgacaaatgatgaatattgATTCTAAAGTATGAAATGTGGAAAAACTTGTCTCTTAGTTTATTTTGGTAATTTCACAATGAACCATTTGGACCTTGCTTTCCAAGTGTCTATTTAAATGAGTCATCTGAGTAGAAGTTATAAAGTCAAAGTGCTGTTTCCCCTCTCTTTTCTTCTGAACTCTTCCCACTTCGCTATTAGTAGTATATGACTATCTGAcatgcatttgttaattattcACATGTTTTAAGGAAAATAAATGTGGTAGTCCCATGGTATGCAGGGTTTGGATACAGCGAAACCGGTGTTGGTCATTGGCGATCTGAAACTGGTGAGTAATAAACTATATCCATCTGTAACTCTGATAGGATGTTACTGTTGATGGTATAAAGCTGGTGGCATCTTTATTTTGATGCTTCAATTTACATGAAGAAAAGGTAGAATCTCCATCCAAGATGCATGATCTGTGTAAAATATCAGTCCATGGCCATTAGCATCACCTAACATACATTTGATTTATGTGGCAACCATGCTTCTACTTTGGATAGGAAAGGCTGGAAAGTTCTGGTTTATAACCCTGGCATTAAAATCTCTTAGTAGCTGACAGCTAGGCAAGGATGGTGGATATAACTTTCTTTTATTTGTGCTTCCCACAATTCATGCTTCAGTTTAGGTTCAAGTAGAATGGTGCGAGATTTTTCTATTCATCACGTTTTTTAGCTTAAAAGTCCAAGGATATGATGCAGACTCAGATGAGCTTTTCTTAAGCATTATAATAACTTATTGTACCTTCCTGGTCATTTAACAGTTCTATAATTGTCTCAAAGATTGCACATGCATACTTAAAGTGCCCCATATGATTGTGCCTAATCTTGTGTATTTACATCATAAATAACTCCAGTTCATTTAGATTAGTCACCTTTTGCACTTTGAGATATAAAATTCTGGAGCTATTAGAACTTTTTGAAGAAAATGTAGGGAAGCATATCCAGATGTATGATTTGCCAGCCATGATACTTCagtaataaataattaagaaCCAAGGATCATTTTTTTGATTTGTTGAACTTGTATTGCTATCAGCTTCATTGGTTAATATGAAGCACAGATATGTATTTGTTAATTGTTTCTATTCACCTGCAGAAGTTTTAGTTCTGTTACTGATTTTACCTTTTTCCTCTTTTAATCATTGTTTTACTTCTTCATTGCTAGTCCTGTAATGTGGCGTGCCTTTCTTACCTTGCAACAGATTGGAGAATACCAAGAGACCATGGGAACATGCTACATCTTCTCTGAAGGTGGTAATTCTCGTGCTTGTGAATGCATTTCATCATTCTCTTTCAATCTTGTTAAAACCTTGATCACTGATCTTGGTTTCCTCTGCTTATCGATTTGATTCCTCTGCTTGGGAATTTTAATACTGATAATAAATGAGTTCACTTACatctttatatttcaaaagttGGACTTTAGTCATTGGAGCAGATTCATGTGTCTTTTATTCCTGTGAGATTTCAAAAGCAAGTTTTCTATTGGCAACTTGACATCTCATGGTTTTGTAGATGGTGCACCTACCGTGACATGTTCTGAGACGAAGCCTTCTGAAACAAATGTTTTCAAGGACAAACAATTCCTTGATCCAAAACAAGCTCCATCAAAACAGGTCAAGCCCATAGCTAGCCTGCACAAAATTCTCAAATTTAAGCTGGTATCAGAGGATCAGAATGAAATGGCAGAAGGGGTGACTACTAGTTTTTCATGATTCTCTTGTTTTAGATATCGGTATGCTCACTCTGTTATACCTTTATGACAAACAATCGTATGACTAAGCTTCCTTGAGCATGTTCCTCTTGTTTGCTTTTGAGAGGCATTAGACATGTTGAATGGAACTGGAAGGAATCTAATGTTGCTTTGACGATCATCCGATTGGATCGAAGCCCTGCCACTCATGTATTCTTCTTCATGGATATGCTTCCAGGGTCAGAGATTTATGCTGACCTTAGACACCGTctagttctttttcttctttcaacaTTCTTTGTCTGATTGATATATCACAATCCTACAAGTAGTCCTCTTCAATATAGGTGGCCTCCACATTGTAGAGAAGCCCAACCTTTTCTTCCTGATGTGATGGGAGGAAGGAAAGATAAAGATAGAAGATGGAAAAAGGAATTAGGTAGAAGGAAATGGACTCCCTTACTGTAATTTGCACAGATTTCACAAGGATTTGCTGCTATATGCTTCCTGTACAAATCTGAAGGGATTATGCTTCCTCTCCCAGGCTTATACATGTACGAGGGATACAATTTATATTATAGCAAAAAGGTGAAGTTGATGCTCTGGACCATGTATACTTTTCATCTTACTTTTGGACCATGTTAGTGCTGGAAAGCTATAACGAT
It encodes the following:
- the LOC135653158 gene encoding uncharacterized protein LOC135653158 isoform X1, whose product is MGLLLLRNRPALMSFDKMPQWGKDRPTRESNRTHLGSIEPVRLPKLSAFDKKYAFGHAVCWACSSSSPLQSRGQRTKLLLAEILRMEGSMAQINHVEGEEEYVLLDLDDVCVRADIPANAPYVLSGLDTAKPVLVIGDLKLIGEYQETMGTCYIFSEGDGAPTVTCSETKPSETNVFKDKQFLDPKQAPSKQVKPIASLHKILKFKLVSEDQNEMAEGVTTSFS
- the LOC135653158 gene encoding uncharacterized protein LOC135653158 isoform X2, translating into MGLLLLRNRPALMSFDKMPQWGKDRPTRESNRTHLGSIEPVRLPKLSAFDKKYAFGHAVCWACSSSSPLQSRGQRTKLLLAEILRMEGSMAQINHVEGEEEYVLLDLDDVCVRADIPANAPYVLSGLDTAKPVLVIGDLKLIGEYQETMGTCYIFSEDGAPTVTCSETKPSETNVFKDKQFLDPKQAPSKQVKPIASLHKILKFKLVSEDQNEMAEGVTTSFS